In Deinococcus sp. Marseille-Q6407, a single window of DNA contains:
- a CDS encoding lipopolysaccharide biosynthesis protein — protein MTPDSPATSPDPAPAAPPPGLRSGMLWTVLGQGVYSAAQWLMVIVLARSGGTEDVGRYSLGLALTAPLFLLLGLQLRAVQATDARGEFGFRDYATVRLPSMGLGLGLTAALALLYPQASGPVWWLGVAKALEGGSDLIYGLMQQRERLDWIAQSTLLRGLAGLALLSLIYLLTGQLTLATMGVAAAGLGTLLLFDLPRARRLAPGRWWAGKPNAALLRLALPLGLVIALVSLGTNLPRLIVERQLGGEALGIYAALSYVSVAGSVFVVALGTALTTRLSQVFARGDRAGFLRLTLLLMAGAGGAGLALTALSALGGQPLLALLYGAEYAAQHRAFFWLNLAGAAGYLASSLGFAVTAARRFKEQLPLFAAVTVVLALACWWFIPRQGLLGAATASLIGAFTQLAGSWLIVRQALRDLPEPAVSPAPPDPFPGAP, from the coding sequence ATGACCCCCGACTCTCCTGCCACTTCTCCGGATCCTGCGCCGGCCGCTCCGCCGCCTGGCCTGCGGTCCGGCATGCTCTGGACTGTGCTGGGCCAGGGCGTCTATTCGGCGGCTCAGTGGCTGATGGTGATTGTCCTGGCGCGCAGCGGCGGTACCGAAGATGTGGGACGTTACTCGCTGGGCCTGGCGCTGACGGCGCCTCTGTTCCTGCTGCTGGGCCTGCAATTGCGGGCAGTGCAGGCCACCGACGCACGCGGAGAGTTCGGGTTCCGCGATTACGCCACGGTGCGCCTGCCCAGCATGGGGCTGGGGCTGGGGCTGACTGCAGCGCTGGCCCTGCTGTATCCGCAGGCCAGTGGCCCGGTCTGGTGGCTGGGTGTGGCCAAGGCCCTGGAAGGCGGCAGCGACCTGATTTACGGTCTGATGCAGCAGCGCGAGCGCCTGGACTGGATTGCGCAGTCTACCTTGCTGCGCGGCCTGGCGGGGCTGGCCCTGCTGAGTCTGATCTATCTCCTGACCGGCCAGCTGACTCTGGCGACCATGGGCGTCGCCGCAGCGGGTTTGGGCACCCTGCTGCTGTTCGACCTGCCGCGGGCGCGCCGGCTGGCCCCGGGCCGTTGGTGGGCCGGCAAACCAAACGCTGCGCTGCTGCGGCTGGCGCTGCCGCTGGGGCTGGTCATTGCGCTGGTGTCACTGGGGACCAACTTGCCGCGGCTGATTGTGGAACGGCAATTGGGCGGTGAAGCGCTGGGCATCTACGCGGCACTGAGTTATGTCTCGGTGGCGGGCAGCGTCTTTGTGGTGGCGCTAGGTACCGCCCTGACCACCCGTCTCTCGCAGGTGTTTGCCCGTGGTGACCGCGCCGGTTTCCTGCGACTGACCCTGTTGCTGATGGCAGGTGCGGGGGGCGCGGGCCTGGCGCTGACCGCGCTCAGCGCCCTGGGTGGTCAGCCCCTACTCGCGCTGCTATACGGCGCCGAGTACGCCGCGCAGCACCGGGCCTTCTTCTGGCTGAACCTGGCCGGTGCGGCCGGGTATCTGGCCTCTTCACTGGGGTTCGCCGTCACAGCAGCCCGGCGGTTCAAGGAACAGCTGCCACTGTTTGCCGCCGTTACAGTGGTGCTGGCCCTGGCCTGCTGGTGGTTTATTCCCCGCCAGGGCTTGCTGGGCGCCGCAACGGCCAGCCTGATCGGTGCTTTCACGCAACTGGCCGGCAGTTGGCTTATCGTAAGGCAGGCCCTCAGAGACCTTCCTGAGCCGGCCGTTTCCCCCGCCCCTCCTGACCCTTTCCCTGGAGCTCCCTGA
- a CDS encoding LCP family protein: MRRGWWWLWTVLLLALAAGLLLYQRQQEVSRLGQSVYYELEGDSFPPLPGVLDDPVFAQLPPPPPDRPVSWGRYRPAPASQTTPASGNRPESRAAVASSKASSAETKDSPQPHGELPAAGTSNINSAQPATAAASAAQSAARTPRDTGSVQRPQTSAAETERAVSGQAPAGPAPAAGVAPTDFTQRLQTNVKLHILLMGNDQPQLGSGRADVLVVLTFDPVAQQLTFLSIPRDTRVQIPEHEVSKINAAYALGGPTLQTLAVEHFLGIPMDKFVEVSMDGFKRAIDLVGGVQVNPPFAFELDGQQFTPGPVRLNGEQALAYTRMRKQDPRGDLGRNQRQQEVIRSLMTALGSRSPEELQALLPQLQSQVRTNFSPSEVVALRRTQAYALQHQSTLKPAGENRRIEGLWYYLVSDQERQRLHLLLR; encoded by the coding sequence ATGAGGCGCGGATGGTGGTGGCTGTGGACGGTGCTCCTGCTGGCGCTGGCCGCCGGGCTGCTGCTCTACCAGCGCCAGCAGGAGGTCAGCCGGCTGGGCCAAAGTGTCTACTACGAGCTGGAAGGCGACAGCTTCCCTCCCCTTCCGGGCGTGCTGGACGACCCGGTATTCGCTCAGTTGCCCCCGCCGCCCCCTGACCGGCCGGTGTCGTGGGGACGTTACCGGCCGGCGCCGGCCAGCCAGACAACGCCAGCCAGCGGCAATAGGCCGGAGTCCAGAGCTGCCGTGGCCTCCTCCAAGGCTTCCAGCGCTGAGACCAAGGACAGCCCACAGCCGCATGGGGAGCTACCAGCGGCCGGGACGAGCAACATAAATTCAGCGCAACCGGCAACAGCAGCGGCCTCAGCTGCCCAGAGCGCGGCACGGACGCCTAGAGATACAGGATCGGTTCAGCGTCCTCAGACCAGTGCGGCAGAGACTGAGCGGGCAGTGTCAGGGCAGGCACCTGCCGGCCCCGCGCCGGCCGCCGGGGTCGCACCGACCGACTTTACCCAGCGCCTTCAGACCAACGTCAAGCTGCACATCCTGCTGATGGGCAACGACCAGCCACAACTGGGCAGTGGCCGGGCCGATGTGCTGGTGGTCCTGACCTTTGACCCGGTGGCCCAGCAACTGACCTTTCTGAGCATTCCCCGCGACACCCGGGTGCAGATTCCAGAGCATGAGGTGAGCAAGATCAATGCGGCCTACGCTCTGGGCGGCCCCACCCTGCAAACTCTGGCAGTGGAACACTTTCTGGGTATACCGATGGATAAATTCGTGGAAGTCAGCATGGACGGGTTCAAACGGGCCATTGATCTGGTCGGCGGGGTGCAGGTCAATCCGCCTTTCGCCTTTGAACTCGACGGTCAGCAGTTCACTCCGGGGCCGGTCAGGCTCAATGGAGAGCAGGCCCTGGCCTACACCCGGATGCGCAAGCAAGACCCCCGGGGAGACCTGGGCCGCAATCAGCGGCAGCAGGAGGTGATCCGCAGCCTGATGACGGCCCTGGGAAGCCGCTCGCCCGAGGAACTTCAGGCCCTGTTGCCGCAGCTGCAGTCTCAGGTTCGCACCAACTTCTCACCTTCGGAAGTCGTGGCACTGCGCCGTACCCAGGCCTATGCCCTGCAGCACCAAAGTACCCTGAAGCCAGCCGGAGAAAACCGCAGAATTGAGGGGCTATGGTACTACCTGGTGTCTGATCAGGAGCGGCAGCGGCTGCACCTGCTGCTGCGCTGA
- a CDS encoding ribokinase has translation MAQDERPIILVAGSANLDFVTRVPQLPRPGETVLGPSYHTAPGGKGANQAVACARAGGRTAFLGALGQDSFAGTLQASLRESGVQDRTVRVDAPTGAAFITVSEKGENSIAVAAGANAWLAPEHLPDLSGVSHLLLQLEVPVGTVQAFAAAAREAEVQVILNAAPAGSLNADLLKLVDLLIVNQGELEALVGAGALDEQLRRAQAAGPQTVVVTLGGEGCLALSGSEQLRLPAFSVKVQDTTAAGDTFAGVLAEGLAAGRPLAEALERAIVASALACTSAGAQPSIPWADEIEAAWAAVAER, from the coding sequence ATGGCGCAAGACGAACGGCCCATCATTCTGGTGGCCGGCAGTGCCAATCTCGACTTCGTGACCCGTGTTCCGCAGCTGCCGCGGCCCGGCGAGACGGTGCTGGGGCCGTCCTACCACACCGCGCCCGGCGGCAAAGGGGCCAATCAGGCGGTGGCCTGCGCCCGCGCCGGCGGCCGGACCGCTTTTCTGGGTGCGCTGGGTCAGGACTCTTTCGCCGGAACATTGCAGGCTTCCCTGCGCGAAAGCGGCGTGCAGGACCGCACTGTCCGGGTGGACGCCCCGACCGGCGCCGCCTTCATTACCGTTTCCGAGAAAGGCGAGAACAGCATCGCGGTGGCGGCCGGCGCAAATGCCTGGCTGGCCCCGGAGCATCTCCCTGACCTGAGCGGCGTATCGCACCTGTTGCTGCAGCTGGAAGTGCCTGTAGGCACGGTGCAGGCTTTTGCGGCAGCCGCGCGGGAAGCCGAGGTTCAGGTGATCCTGAATGCCGCCCCGGCCGGGTCACTGAATGCGGACCTGTTGAAGCTGGTTGATCTCCTGATCGTCAATCAGGGTGAGCTGGAGGCGCTGGTGGGCGCCGGAGCGCTGGACGAGCAGCTGCGCCGCGCCCAGGCGGCTGGCCCACAGACTGTGGTGGTGACCCTGGGCGGGGAAGGCTGCCTGGCCCTGAGCGGCTCAGAGCAGCTGCGCTTGCCGGCTTTCTCGGTCAAGGTACAAGACACCACGGCGGCGGGCGATACTTTTGCCGGAGTCCTGGCCGAGGGGTTGGCGGCTGGAAGGCCACTGGCAGAGGCGCTGGAGCGGGCCATAGTAGCCAGCGCGCTGGCCTGCACCAGCGCGGGCGCCCAGCCCAGCATTCCCTGGGCCGATGAAATTGAAGCGGCCTGGGCTGCCGTGGCTGAACGCTGA
- the serB gene encoding phosphoserine phosphatase SerB — MYTVTLITAPTARTLSAPAVAGLLEHWQGQGLRWLAPGAAAEFSVPELPADHWPVWEEWQAQRTDLVIQPSAGRRKKMLLADMDSTMIEQECIDELAAAAGFGPQVAAITARAMNGKLDFEGALLARVGLLRGLPQPVIAQVLDEHITLSPGGRTLLATMKAQGAYAALVSGGFTAFTAAVAAQLGFDEHRANTLLLEGGRLTGEVARPILGRQAKVAALLDITARLGLEPDDVLAVGDGANDLGMLELAGTGVALHAKPAVAAQCEVRINHGDLTALLYLQGYAESEFVSV, encoded by the coding sequence ATGTACACCGTCACCCTGATTACCGCTCCCACCGCCCGAACGCTGAGTGCCCCCGCTGTAGCTGGGCTATTGGAGCACTGGCAAGGGCAAGGCCTGCGCTGGCTCGCGCCCGGTGCGGCCGCCGAATTCAGCGTGCCGGAGTTGCCCGCCGATCACTGGCCGGTCTGGGAAGAGTGGCAGGCCCAGCGCACCGATCTGGTGATTCAGCCGAGCGCCGGCCGCCGCAAAAAAATGCTACTGGCCGATATGGATTCCACCATGATCGAGCAGGAATGCATCGACGAGCTGGCGGCGGCGGCCGGCTTCGGCCCCCAGGTGGCCGCCATTACGGCCCGTGCCATGAACGGCAAACTGGATTTTGAGGGCGCCCTACTGGCCCGGGTGGGCCTGCTGCGTGGGCTGCCCCAGCCGGTGATCGCTCAGGTGCTGGACGAGCACATTACCCTGAGTCCCGGCGGCCGGACTCTGCTGGCCACCATGAAAGCGCAGGGGGCCTATGCAGCGCTGGTGTCGGGGGGGTTCACGGCTTTTACCGCCGCTGTGGCCGCGCAGCTGGGTTTCGATGAGCACCGCGCCAACACCCTGCTACTGGAAGGCGGCCGGCTGACCGGCGAGGTGGCCCGGCCGATTCTAGGCCGTCAGGCCAAGGTGGCGGCGCTGCTGGACATCACTGCCCGGCTGGGACTGGAGCCCGACGATGTTCTGGCGGTGGGCGACGGCGCCAACGACCTGGGCATGCTGGAGCTGGCCGGAACCGGCGTGGCCCTGCATGCCAAGCCTGCTGTGGCAGCCCAGTGCGAGGTCCGGATCAACCACGGTGACCTGACGGCGCTGCTTTATCTGCAGGGTTACGCTGAAAGCGAGTTCGTGTCCGTATGA
- a CDS encoding phosphoserine transaminase encodes MNDATIPATRPANPRFSSGPCAKIPGFQLSMLEDAPLGRSHRAAGGKAKLAEAIALTREVLGVPDSYRIGIVPGSDTGALEMALWSLLGARGVEVLAWESFGDGWVKDVAQQLRLDPVVRRAPYGEIVDFSEVDFSRDVVFTWNGTTSGVRVPDGALIPADREGLTICDATSAAFAMELPWDRLDVVTFSWQKVLGGEGAHGVLILSPRAVERLESYTPAWPLPKVFRLTQGGRLIEGIFKGETINTPSMLCVEDYLVALKWAQSVGGLPGLIARSQANAQVVSDFVAARPWIANLASDPATASTTSVCLKFTDERIHDAAAFAKAVAGRIEKAGAGFDLGAYRDAPAGLRIWCGSTVEKSDVEALMPWLDYAFQAEIAQLG; translated from the coding sequence ATGAATGACGCCACGATCCCGGCGACGCGGCCGGCCAACCCGCGTTTTTCCTCTGGCCCCTGCGCCAAGATTCCCGGCTTCCAGCTGTCCATGCTGGAAGATGCGCCCCTGGGCCGCTCACACCGGGCCGCTGGCGGCAAGGCCAAGCTGGCCGAAGCGATTGCCCTGACCCGGGAAGTGCTGGGCGTCCCGGACAGTTACCGGATCGGCATCGTGCCGGGGTCCGATACCGGCGCGCTGGAAATGGCGCTGTGGAGCCTGCTGGGCGCGCGCGGTGTGGAGGTACTGGCCTGGGAAAGCTTCGGCGACGGCTGGGTCAAGGACGTGGCACAGCAACTGCGGCTGGACCCGGTGGTCCGCCGCGCCCCTTACGGCGAGATCGTGGATTTCAGCGAGGTAGATTTCAGCCGTGACGTGGTGTTCACCTGGAACGGCACCACCTCCGGCGTGCGGGTGCCGGACGGCGCCCTCATTCCAGCCGACCGGGAAGGTCTGACCATCTGTGACGCCACCTCGGCGGCTTTCGCGATGGAACTGCCCTGGGACCGGCTGGACGTGGTGACCTTCTCCTGGCAGAAAGTGCTGGGCGGCGAGGGCGCGCACGGCGTGCTGATTCTCTCGCCGCGCGCAGTAGAGCGCCTGGAAAGCTATACCCCGGCCTGGCCGCTGCCCAAGGTGTTCCGGCTGACCCAGGGCGGCCGGCTGATCGAGGGCATCTTCAAGGGAGAGACCATCAATACGCCGTCCATGCTGTGCGTGGAAGATTATCTGGTGGCGCTGAAATGGGCGCAGTCGGTCGGCGGGCTGCCGGGCTTGATCGCCCGCTCGCAGGCCAACGCGCAGGTGGTCAGCGACTTTGTGGCGGCCCGGCCCTGGATCGCCAATCTGGCGAGTGATCCGGCCACCGCCTCGACCACTTCGGTGTGCCTGAAATTCACCGACGAACGCATTCACGACGCAGCGGCTTTTGCCAAAGCGGTCGCCGGCCGCATCGAGAAGGCCGGCGCCGGCTTCGATCTGGGCGCCTACCGCGACGCTCCGGCGGGTCTGCGTATCTGGTGTGGGTCCACCGTGGAGAAAAGCGACGTTGAGGCGCTGATGCCCTGGCTTGACTACGCTTTCCAGGCCGAAATTGCCCAGCTGGGCTGA
- the serA gene encoding phosphoglycerate dehydrogenase, with the protein MAPKVLVSDALSETAVQIFRDRGVEVDYQPELGKDPARLAEVIGQYDGLAIRSATKVTPELLERAEHLKVIARAGIGVDNVDIPAASKKGIIVMNTPFGNSVTTAEHAIALMFAVARQLPEASASTHAGKWEKNRFMGVELFNKTLGLIGAGNIGSIVADRARGLHMKVIAYDPFLSEERALELGVRKVELDELLARADFITLHVPLNDKTRNLLSRENLQKTKPGVRIINAARGGLIDEEALAELLRSGHVAGAALDVFAEEPARESPLFGLPGVVATPHLGASTTEAQENVALQVAEQMSDYLLTGAVHNALNMPSVTAEEAALMGPWIKLARHLGAFVGQMVSEPMSSVRITYDGTAAGLNTNALNAALISGIMKPSNPDANMVSAPLMAREKGIQLSTTTQDQTSGFDGFIRLDVSTQSGERSVAGTVFSDGKPRFIQIRGINLDAEVGEHMLYTRNKDVPGVIGSLGMTLGNLGANIANFTLGRSAQGDDAIAIIYLDEALPETAAQTLRDTGKFIQVKPLQFDV; encoded by the coding sequence ATGGCACCCAAAGTTCTCGTATCCGACGCACTGTCGGAAACCGCTGTCCAGATTTTCCGTGACCGGGGCGTCGAAGTCGATTATCAGCCCGAACTGGGCAAGGACCCGGCCCGGCTGGCCGAGGTGATCGGTCAGTATGACGGCCTGGCCATCCGCTCTGCCACCAAAGTGACGCCCGAGTTGCTGGAGCGGGCCGAACACCTCAAAGTGATTGCCCGCGCCGGCATCGGTGTGGACAACGTGGACATCCCCGCTGCCTCCAAAAAAGGCATCATCGTGATGAACACGCCTTTCGGCAACAGCGTGACCACTGCCGAGCACGCCATTGCGCTGATGTTCGCGGTGGCACGGCAGCTGCCCGAAGCGAGTGCTTCCACCCACGCCGGCAAGTGGGAGAAAAACCGTTTCATGGGCGTGGAGCTGTTCAACAAGACGCTGGGCCTGATCGGGGCCGGCAACATCGGCTCTATCGTGGCGGACCGGGCCCGCGGCCTGCACATGAAAGTGATCGCCTACGATCCCTTCCTCTCCGAGGAACGCGCCCTGGAACTGGGCGTGCGGAAAGTCGAGCTGGACGAACTGCTGGCCCGTGCCGATTTCATCACGCTGCACGTGCCGCTCAACGACAAGACCCGCAACCTGCTCTCCAGGGAGAATCTTCAGAAGACCAAGCCGGGCGTGCGCATCATCAACGCGGCCCGCGGCGGCCTGATAGACGAGGAAGCCCTGGCCGAGCTGCTACGCAGCGGACACGTGGCCGGCGCCGCGCTGGACGTGTTTGCAGAGGAACCGGCGCGGGAGTCGCCGCTGTTCGGCCTGCCGGGCGTGGTGGCGACGCCGCACCTGGGCGCCTCAACCACCGAGGCACAGGAGAACGTGGCGCTGCAGGTGGCCGAGCAGATGTCCGATTACCTGCTGACCGGTGCCGTGCACAACGCCCTGAACATGCCCTCGGTCACCGCCGAGGAAGCTGCCCTGATGGGCCCCTGGATCAAGCTGGCGCGGCACCTGGGCGCTTTTGTGGGCCAGATGGTAAGCGAACCGATGTCCTCGGTGCGGATCACATACGACGGCACCGCCGCTGGCCTGAACACCAATGCGCTGAATGCTGCGCTGATTTCCGGCATCATGAAGCCCTCCAACCCTGACGCCAATATGGTTTCGGCGCCGCTGATGGCCCGGGAAAAGGGCATTCAGCTTTCCACCACCACTCAGGACCAGACAAGCGGGTTCGACGGCTTTATCCGGCTGGACGTCTCCACCCAGAGCGGCGAGCGTTCTGTTGCCGGCACCGTATTCAGCGACGGCAAACCGCGCTTTATTCAGATTCGCGGTATCAACCTGGACGCTGAAGTGGGCGAGCACATGCTCTACACCCGTAACAAGGACGTGCCCGGCGTGATCGGTTCGCTGGGGATGACGCTGGGCAACCTGGGGGCCAACATCGCCAACTTTACCCTGGGCCGCTCCGCACAGGGCGACGACGCCATCGCCATCATTTATCTGGACGAGGCTCTGCCCGAAACCGCCGCACAGACTCTGCGCGACACCGGCAAGTTCATTCAGGTCAAGCCGCTGCAGTTCGACGTCTGA
- a CDS encoding mechanosensitive ion channel family protein: MWEELQLQIVKPSAWFKFALSVVITVTLYRLGMTLLRWLRPRMNARLYPVLHGLWLLLTLVVFLGLATQAFYLTSSPLFDLGLAVLDGLKATVGQLLLIVALALVAWSLIGEAAGRIVPSDDFNRRTVRVRTLKSVVESTLKAVVVFMALIAALQTVGINATSLLASASVLGLAVSFGAQSLIKDVFNGFFILLSDQYGVGDDIDLNLSAVSGTVEALDLRTTSVRDISGALHIIQNGQINTITVKSKDWARVVATVDVAYEADVDGAIRVLEQVSRELYADAAWKDYFLDEPDIQGVTELGVDAVTLRALFKVRPKSQYAVGREFNRRIKIAMDEAGISIPYPKRRMSFGNAPLEIRLVTSEDAVNEGSEKERPTGQNRQNPPVTPSFSRDAD; this comes from the coding sequence ATGTGGGAAGAACTTCAGCTACAGATTGTTAAGCCCTCGGCCTGGTTCAAGTTTGCGCTGAGCGTGGTCATCACGGTGACCCTCTACCGCCTGGGCATGACCCTGCTGCGCTGGCTGCGGCCCCGCATGAACGCCCGGCTCTACCCGGTGCTGCATGGCCTGTGGCTGCTGCTGACCCTGGTGGTGTTCCTGGGCCTGGCCACCCAGGCGTTTTACCTGACCTCCAGCCCACTGTTTGACCTGGGCCTGGCTGTGCTAGACGGCCTCAAGGCCACGGTGGGCCAACTGCTGCTGATCGTGGCCCTGGCGCTGGTCGCCTGGTCGCTGATCGGTGAGGCGGCCGGGCGCATCGTACCCAGCGACGATTTCAACCGCCGCACCGTGCGGGTGCGGACCCTCAAGAGCGTGGTGGAAAGCACCCTCAAGGCTGTGGTGGTCTTTATGGCCCTGATCGCCGCCCTGCAGACAGTCGGCATCAACGCCACCAGCCTGCTGGCCAGCGCTTCGGTGCTGGGTCTGGCTGTCAGCTTCGGGGCGCAGAGCCTGATCAAGGACGTGTTCAACGGCTTTTTTATCCTGCTCTCTGACCAGTACGGCGTGGGCGACGATATTGATCTGAACCTCAGCGCGGTGTCGGGCACGGTGGAGGCGCTGGACCTGCGGACCACCTCGGTGCGCGACATCAGCGGGGCGCTGCACATCATTCAGAACGGCCAGATCAACACCATCACCGTCAAGAGTAAGGACTGGGCGCGGGTGGTGGCCACGGTGGACGTGGCTTACGAGGCCGATGTGGACGGCGCCATCCGGGTGCTGGAGCAGGTCAGCCGAGAGCTGTACGCTGACGCCGCCTGGAAAGACTATTTTCTGGATGAGCCGGACATTCAGGGCGTCACCGAGCTGGGCGTAGATGCCGTGACCCTGCGGGCGCTGTTCAAGGTGCGGCCCAAAAGCCAGTACGCCGTGGGCCGCGAGTTCAACCGCCGCATCAAGATTGCGATGGACGAGGCCGGCATCAGCATTCCCTATCCCAAGCGCCGCATGAGCTTTGGCAACGCACCGCTGGAAATCCGCTTGGTGACCTCGGAGGATGCGGTGAACGAAGGCAGCGAAAAGGAGCGCCCCACCGGGCAAAACCGCCAGAATCCCCCCGTGACGCCCTCTTTCAGCCGGGACGCCGACTGA
- a CDS encoding MerR family transcriptional regulator — MTAAPSPESATLYRVGEVASRLGMTLRTLKYYEELGLVTPQRSGSRYRLYSEADVQRLERIRRMRAMGLSLSTIQATFTHPQESDAEGRQVLTRGALEALEQDLGGQLTVLTERIQATEKELKDARALRREVQRDLDYVQQRLGGKQVSDLLRESGGS; from the coding sequence ATGACCGCTGCACCCAGCCCCGAATCGGCCACCCTGTACCGGGTGGGAGAGGTGGCCTCCCGCCTGGGCATGACCCTCAGGACCCTGAAGTACTACGAGGAACTGGGTCTGGTCACTCCGCAGCGCAGTGGTAGCCGTTACCGCCTTTACAGCGAGGCCGACGTGCAGCGGCTGGAACGCATTCGGCGGATGCGGGCGATGGGCCTGAGCCTCAGCACCATTCAGGCCACCTTTACACACCCTCAGGAAAGCGACGCCGAGGGCCGGCAGGTGCTGACCCGCGGCGCCCTGGAGGCGTTAGAGCAGGACCTGGGCGGCCAGCTGACCGTGCTGACCGAGCGGATTCAGGCCACCGAAAAGGAACTGAAGGACGCCCGTGCCCTGCGCCGTGAGGTGCAGCGCGACCTGGACTATGTGCAGCAGCGCCTGGGCGGCAAGCAGGTCAGTGACCTGCTGCGCGAGTCCGGCGGCAGCTGA
- a CDS encoding MFS transporter — translation MSSTLSSEPAAVIPDASEPRRRNIAAWAVTAACLIAFMGVGVVDPILPEIGKQLGATPPQVELLFTTYLGVMAVMTLFAGNISTRFGRRRVALVGLALIALFAAACGLSGSIPALAVFRGGWGLGNALFTPTALVLLLALIGHAEKAIMRYEAAIGLGMSMGPLLGGLLGAHSWRFPFFGAATLMLLALASVAALVKVPESKDPVRPISDVFRAYSRPAFLAVGVTGLLYYFGFFLLLGYTPLFLHLSTLNLGLTFFGWGILLGLGSTKLAEVLLRNAKASHVVMGSLAGLTLIFLLLGFAPVASGVKVGLVVLSGVLFGLMNATMTTLSVEVSHMPRPTATSAYNFLRWLGAAAAPVGSGLIAERMGAPVPYAFGAGAVVLGLLITAVAARQIDAARATDPHVH, via the coding sequence ATGTCGTCCACGCTTTCTTCTGAACCTGCTGCCGTCATCCCCGATGCTTCCGAGCCCAGGCGCCGCAACATCGCCGCCTGGGCTGTTACGGCCGCCTGCCTGATCGCTTTTATGGGTGTGGGTGTGGTGGACCCGATTCTGCCGGAAATCGGCAAGCAGCTGGGGGCCACGCCTCCTCAGGTGGAGTTGCTGTTCACCACCTACCTGGGCGTGATGGCGGTCATGACCCTGTTCGCCGGCAACATCAGTACCCGCTTTGGCCGGCGGCGGGTGGCGCTGGTGGGCCTGGCTCTGATTGCGCTGTTTGCCGCCGCCTGTGGCCTGAGCGGCAGCATTCCGGCGCTGGCAGTGTTCCGTGGTGGCTGGGGCTTGGGTAACGCGCTGTTCACGCCCACCGCTTTGGTGCTGCTGCTGGCCCTGATCGGGCACGCTGAGAAGGCCATCATGCGCTACGAGGCCGCCATCGGCCTGGGCATGAGCATGGGCCCACTGCTGGGCGGGTTGCTGGGTGCTCACAGCTGGCGCTTTCCTTTCTTTGGCGCCGCCACGCTGATGCTGCTGGCGCTGGCTTCGGTGGCCGCCCTGGTCAAGGTGCCGGAAAGCAAGGACCCGGTCCGTCCTATCAGTGATGTGTTCCGCGCCTACTCGCGCCCGGCTTTCCTGGCGGTGGGCGTCACCGGCCTGCTGTACTATTTCGGCTTTTTCCTGTTGCTGGGCTACACCCCGCTGTTCCTGCACCTCAGTACCCTGAACCTGGGACTGACCTTTTTCGGCTGGGGCATCCTGCTGGGCCTGGGCAGCACCAAGCTGGCCGAGGTGCTGCTGCGTAACGCCAAGGCGAGCCATGTGGTGATGGGCTCGCTGGCGGGCCTGACCCTGATCTTCCTGCTGCTGGGCTTTGCTCCGGTCGCTTCCGGAGTCAAGGTTGGTCTGGTGGTGCTGAGCGGTGTGTTGTTCGGCCTGATGAACGCCACCATGACCACCCTCAGCGTGGAAGTCAGCCATATGCCCCGGCCCACGGCGACGAGCGCCTATAACTTCCTGCGCTGGCTGGGTGCCGCCGCCGCGCCGGTGGGCAGCGGCCTGATTGCCGAGCGGATGGGCGCGCCGGTGCCTTACGCTTTTGGCGCAGGCGCTGTGGTGCTGGGTCTGCTGATCACGGCGGTGGCTGCCCGTCAGATTGACGCGGCGCGGGCCACCGACCCCCACGTCCACTGA
- a CDS encoding metal-dependent transcriptional regulator, translating into MAESSGFTPVVENYLKQLYLLGEQGKGPVSTTALAGALEVSPASVTSMFRKLAEQGLLAHEPYRGAQLTAAGQRAALEILRHHRLLELFLHRLGMLLDEVHEEAELLEHAVSERLESYLAAWLGDPAYDPHGDPIPTLAGEVPQRSECRLTSLKAGDHALISRVPHRDAQQLRALIDAGLEPEAEVELLAADTALGTVQLAVTSPLSVSRTATVTLSLAVAADVMVRVSPPEPER; encoded by the coding sequence ATGGCCGAGTCCAGTGGCTTTACTCCCGTCGTTGAGAATTACCTCAAGCAGCTGTATCTGTTGGGCGAACAGGGCAAAGGCCCGGTCAGCACCACCGCCCTGGCCGGGGCGCTGGAGGTCTCACCGGCCAGCGTAACCAGCATGTTCCGGAAGCTGGCCGAGCAGGGCCTGCTGGCCCATGAGCCTTACCGGGGCGCGCAGCTGACCGCTGCCGGCCAGCGGGCTGCGCTGGAAATCCTGCGCCATCACCGCCTGCTGGAGCTGTTTCTGCACCGGCTGGGCATGCTGCTGGACGAGGTTCATGAGGAAGCCGAGCTGCTGGAACACGCCGTATCGGAGCGGCTGGAAAGTTACCTGGCTGCCTGGCTGGGTGATCCTGCCTACGACCCGCATGGCGACCCCATCCCCACCCTGGCGGGCGAGGTGCCGCAGCGCTCTGAGTGCCGGCTGACCAGCCTGAAGGCAGGCGACCACGCCCTGATTTCGCGGGTGCCGCACCGGGACGCCCAGCAATTGCGCGCCCTGATAGATGCCGGACTGGAGCCGGAAGCTGAGGTGGAACTGCTGGCCGCCGACACAGCGCTGGGCACCGTACAGCTGGCAGTGACCTCGCCGCTTTCGGTCAGCCGGACGGCAACCGTGACCCTGTCGCTGGCGGTGGCTGCTGACGTAATGGTGCGGGTTTCGCCGCCTGAGCCGGAGCGCTGA